A single genomic interval of Pelorhabdus rhamnosifermentans harbors:
- a CDS encoding biotin--[acetyl-CoA-carboxylase] ligase produces the protein MRNAILEMLRNHRDEYLSGEDISRRLAVSRTAVWKHIQALKQAGYEIESHTRRGYKLLMVPDRLRPEEIIPHFSTQWLGKKIVYFDDVSSTNNEARNEAQRGAPEGTIVIAESQNNGKGRLARGWYSPQYQGIWLSVVLRPKFRPADAPKCSLLAAVALERAIFRQTGIHCGIKWPNDLLYDNKKLIGILTEMSAEFDAINYIVIGMGINVNTFADDLPQELQTIATSLAMITGEKVNRKVLLGKILEELEHSYDKVCSEGFGPLLDEWRRKSITLGKIVDVFGMDEQFSGKAVDIDADGALLIERETGIERVLAGDVSIRMVKR, from the coding sequence GTGCGTAATGCCATACTGGAAATGTTACGCAATCATAGAGATGAGTATCTATCAGGTGAGGATATTTCACGGCGATTAGCTGTTTCACGAACGGCAGTTTGGAAGCATATTCAAGCGCTAAAGCAAGCGGGCTATGAGATTGAATCTCATACAAGGCGAGGTTATAAGCTGCTGATGGTACCGGATCGGCTTCGTCCGGAAGAAATTATCCCTCATTTTTCGACTCAATGGTTGGGTAAAAAAATTGTCTATTTTGATGATGTTAGTTCAACAAATAATGAAGCAAGAAATGAAGCGCAGCGCGGCGCGCCAGAAGGTACCATTGTTATTGCAGAGTCTCAGAATAACGGTAAGGGACGTTTGGCACGTGGCTGGTATTCACCGCAGTACCAAGGTATTTGGCTGTCTGTTGTACTTAGACCGAAATTTAGGCCGGCAGATGCGCCAAAATGCAGCTTACTTGCTGCTGTCGCTTTAGAACGGGCAATTTTCCGTCAGACAGGGATTCATTGCGGCATTAAATGGCCTAATGATCTATTGTATGACAATAAAAAGCTGATTGGTATTTTAACTGAAATGAGTGCTGAATTTGATGCAATTAATTATATTGTTATTGGTATGGGCATCAATGTGAATACTTTCGCGGACGATTTACCACAGGAGTTACAGACGATTGCTACTTCTTTAGCCATGATCACAGGGGAAAAAGTGAATCGCAAGGTTTTGTTAGGCAAGATTCTTGAAGAGCTTGAGCATTCTTATGATAAGGTCTGCAGTGAAGGATTCGGACCGCTTCTCGATGAGTGGCGCCGGAAATCAATTACGCTTGGGAAAATTGTCGATGTATTTGGTATGGATGAACAATTTAGTGGCAAGGCCGTGGATATTGATGCAGACGGTGCATTGCTTATTGAAAGAGAGACAGGCATTGAACGCGTGCTTGCTGGTGATGTGTCCATTCGGATGGTCAAACGATAA
- a CDS encoding response regulator transcription factor, which produces MLKILIADDEASIVEVVQLYLAKENFEIFTAYDGNEALKIEETEQPDLLILDIMLPGLTGLEICKTIKRDVPVIFLTAKTTEYDKITGFSLGADDYITKPFSPKELVARVKAVLRRSNALFTETMLEFPGLTINPLSTVVQCDNHPVVLSPKEFELLLFLIRHPAQVFSREQLLTNVWGYDFDGDDRTVDATVKRLRRKLSGQAQNHIHTVWGKGYKFEVQP; this is translated from the coding sequence ATGCTAAAAATATTAATTGCCGATGATGAGGCAAGCATTGTGGAAGTAGTCCAGTTGTATTTAGCAAAAGAAAACTTTGAAATATTTACGGCCTATGATGGCAATGAGGCCCTCAAGATTGAAGAAACGGAGCAACCCGATTTACTGATTCTCGACATTATGCTGCCAGGATTGACAGGTCTTGAAATATGCAAAACGATTAAGCGTGATGTACCCGTCATTTTTCTGACAGCAAAAACGACGGAATACGATAAAATCACGGGGTTCTCACTTGGCGCTGATGACTATATTACCAAGCCCTTCAGTCCTAAAGAACTTGTTGCCAGAGTAAAAGCCGTACTGCGCCGTAGCAATGCTCTCTTTACCGAGACCATGCTCGAATTTCCCGGTTTAACAATCAATCCTTTATCCACTGTCGTCCAATGTGACAATCATCCTGTTGTTTTATCACCGAAAGAATTTGAATTACTCCTATTTCTCATCCGCCATCCCGCCCAAGTTTTTTCCCGGGAACAATTACTAACGAATGTTTGGGGATATGATTTTGACGGGGATGACCGCACAGTCGATGCCACAGTCAAACGGCTGCGCCGCAAATTGAGTGGACAAGCACAAAATCACATTCACACTGTCTGGGGTAAAGGCTATAAATTTGAGGTTCAGCCATGA
- a CDS encoding transcriptional regulator, which produces MLLRIGEKVINKQKVYRTVEQILAMRSHGISQQETARRLHLDRPFISRLESMGEVRKGRRVALVGFPIGNCNELRQLAREYGLEYQLLFSEKERWQFVETKSGLELFNEIMNIIATLRQFDVVIILASNMRIKLIETLLDQEVIAVQIGQSPIEEDVIVSPVQVKALFDALDLRAGEG; this is translated from the coding sequence ATGTTGCTTCGGATCGGTGAAAAGGTGATTAATAAGCAAAAAGTTTATCGCACAGTTGAACAGATCCTTGCTATGAGAAGTCATGGCATTTCACAGCAGGAAACTGCTCGTCGGCTCCATCTGGATCGCCCCTTTATTTCACGCCTTGAAAGTATGGGAGAAGTTCGCAAAGGACGGCGCGTGGCTCTTGTTGGTTTTCCGATTGGCAATTGTAATGAACTTCGGCAATTAGCGCGGGAGTATGGGCTCGAGTATCAGTTGTTATTCTCTGAGAAAGAACGTTGGCAGTTTGTCGAAACTAAATCAGGCTTGGAATTATTTAATGAAATCATGAATATTATTGCCACTCTTCGTCAGTTTGATGTTGTTATTATTCTGGCATCCAATATGCGTATTAAGCTGATAGAAACGTTGCTTGATCAAGAAGTCATTGCCGTTCAGATTGGTCAATCACCGATTGAAGAAGATGTTATTGTGAGTCCCGTGCAGGTAAAGGCACTATTCGACGCATTAGATCTTCGGGCAGGTGAGGGCTAA
- the panC gene encoding pantoate--beta-alanine ligase codes for MEIITTVRELKKCLHLAKKQGKTVGLVPTMGYLHEGHLTLMRKAREENDCVVASIFVNPLQFGQGEDFESYPRDLKQDSLRAASVGVDWVFAPKVAEMYPQGFENMNTFVEVSGVTAGLCGASRPGHFRGVATVVSKLFHIVEPDRAYFGQKDAQQVVVIQKMVQDLNMNVTIVPVPIVREADGLALSSRNLYLGSAERQAALVLSQSLQLATKLLESGVQESDKILQQMTELIQREPLAALEYLVIVDKETLESVSDIQGPILIAMAVRIGKTRLIDNIIWRNA; via the coding sequence ATGGAAATTATTACAACAGTACGGGAGTTAAAAAAATGCCTACATTTAGCCAAGAAGCAGGGAAAAACAGTGGGACTTGTACCAACGATGGGATATTTGCACGAAGGTCATCTTACCTTGATGAGGAAAGCAAGAGAAGAAAATGATTGCGTGGTCGCTAGTATTTTTGTTAATCCCTTACAGTTTGGTCAGGGCGAAGATTTCGAGTCTTATCCGCGCGATCTGAAGCAAGATTCACTTCGAGCTGCTAGTGTAGGTGTTGATTGGGTATTTGCGCCAAAAGTTGCGGAAATGTATCCCCAGGGATTTGAGAATATGAATACTTTTGTTGAAGTTTCGGGTGTTACTGCTGGACTTTGTGGGGCTTCACGTCCTGGTCATTTCCGCGGCGTTGCAACAGTTGTGTCAAAATTATTTCATATTGTAGAACCGGATCGGGCTTATTTTGGCCAAAAGGATGCGCAACAGGTTGTGGTGATCCAAAAGATGGTGCAAGACTTAAATATGAATGTGACTATTGTTCCTGTACCGATTGTGCGTGAAGCAGATGGATTGGCCTTGTCATCACGCAATCTTTATTTAGGTTCTGCTGAACGACAAGCTGCACTCGTATTGAGTCAGTCATTACAGCTGGCAACAAAGTTGCTTGAATCAGGTGTACAAGAGAGTGATAAGATACTTCAGCAAATGACGGAACTGATTCAGCGGGAGCCGCTGGCCGCCCTTGAGTATTTAGTAATTGTTGATAAAGAGACGTTAGAATCTGTGTCTGACATTCAAGGCCCCATTCTCATTGCCATGGCAGTTAGAATTGGTAAGACACGTCTGATTGATAATATTATTTGGAGGAATGCGTGA
- the panD gene encoding aspartate 1-decarboxylase, protein MMRTLFKSKLHRATVTEACLDYVGSITIDEDLMDAADICLHEKVQVVNNNNGARLETYVIAGPRGSGMICLNGAAARLVQPGDTVIIMTFAIFDEKEMENYQPTVVFLDESNGIVHITQSEQHGDIR, encoded by the coding sequence ATGATGAGAACCTTATTTAAATCAAAGCTTCATCGGGCAACCGTTACGGAGGCATGTTTGGATTATGTGGGAAGTATTACAATTGATGAAGATTTAATGGACGCGGCAGATATTTGTCTTCATGAGAAGGTGCAAGTTGTTAATAATAATAACGGAGCTCGTTTAGAAACGTATGTCATTGCCGGTCCCCGAGGATCGGGTATGATCTGTTTAAATGGTGCGGCAGCGCGGTTAGTACAGCCGGGCGATACGGTGATTATTATGACTTTTGCTATTTTTGATGAAAAGGAAATGGAAAATTATCAGCCAACTGTTGTTTTTCTTGATGAATCAAATGGCATTGTCCATATTACACAGTCTGAACAGCACGGGGACATTCGTTAA
- a CDS encoding type III pantothenate kinase: MLLVFDVGNTNMVLGVYEKEKLLVNWRVSTDRQKTADEYGMLIHDLFVYSGTDVKKIDAVIISSVVPPLMVPLTRMSQRYFGVEPLIVGPGIKTGIFIRYENPRDVGADRIVNAVAAHAKYGGPLIVVDFGTATTFCAIAQNGDYLGGAIAPGIGISSEALFQRAAKLPRIELVKPKNVICRSTVSSMQSGIIYGFVGQVDELVRRMREELGHEAYVVATGGLANLIAQESHSINVVEPFLTLEGLRIIYERNM; the protein is encoded by the coding sequence ATGCTTTTGGTTTTTGATGTAGGGAATACTAATATGGTGCTAGGTGTTTATGAAAAAGAAAAATTGCTTGTCAACTGGCGCGTGTCAACAGACAGGCAAAAGACAGCAGACGAGTATGGTATGCTTATTCATGATTTATTTGTTTATAGTGGCACGGATGTAAAAAAGATTGACGCGGTTATTATCTCTTCTGTTGTTCCGCCCCTGATGGTGCCGCTTACTCGCATGTCACAACGTTATTTTGGCGTGGAGCCGCTCATTGTTGGACCGGGTATTAAGACAGGAATTTTTATTCGCTATGAAAATCCGCGTGATGTAGGTGCAGATCGTATTGTGAACGCTGTAGCTGCTCATGCGAAGTATGGCGGTCCTTTGATTGTCGTTGATTTTGGTACAGCCACGACATTTTGTGCTATTGCGCAAAATGGTGATTATTTAGGGGGAGCTATTGCGCCTGGTATTGGTATTTCATCAGAAGCACTTTTTCAGCGCGCTGCAAAATTGCCGCGTATTGAGTTAGTAAAACCAAAGAATGTTATTTGCCGCAGTACTGTTAGCAGTATGCAGTCAGGGATTATTTACGGCTTTGTTGGACAGGTAGATGAACTTGTTCGTCGTATGCGCGAAGAATTGGGACATGAGGCTTATGTTGTGGCAACGGGTGGCTTGGCCAATTTGATTGCCCAAGAATCTCATTCCATTAATGTTGTTGAACCGTTTTTGACGCTTGAAGGTTTAAGAATTATTTATGAGCGCAACATGTAA
- the ftsH gene encoding ATP-dependent zinc metalloprotease FtsH: MSKFFRNVSFYLLIIIIAISIIDYYSSRTVTKQEVSYTQFLQQVNDQNVERVTIVDNTIKGKLKDGQEFTTITPNDPTLINTLRDKGVDIKAEQPPQPPWWTTIFSSVLPMLLLIGVWFFIMQQTQGGGNRVMSFGKSRAKLHSEDKIKVTFADVAGADEAKQELEEIVEFLKHPKKFNDLGARIPKGVLLFGPPGTGKTLMARAIAGEAGVPFFSISGSDFVEMFVGVGASRVRDLFEQAKKNAPCIVFIDEIDAVGRQRGAGLGGGHDEREQTLNQLLVEMDGFGVNEGIIIIAATNRPDILDPALLRPGRFDRQVVVDRPDVKGRQEILKVHTKGKPMSKEVDLDVLARRTPGFTGADLSNLVNEAALLAARRNKRRVDMPEMEEAVERVVAGPERKSRVISDKEKKLTAYHEAGHALLGMLLERTDPVHKVSIIPRGRAGGYTMSLPAEDRYYATRSELLEQLTMLLGGRVAEAVILGEISTGAQNDLERATALVRKMITEYGMSEVLGPITFGHKQEQVFLGRDISHERNYSEQVAYSIDKETRRLIEDAYDKAEQMLRDNIEKLHLVARTLMERETLEGKELAELLETGRLSSPNEAEDDLAPSEGISVSTAENEISSEQTQEVPADKENPDAPKIVYISRPDEKK, from the coding sequence TTGAGTAAATTTTTTCGCAACGTCAGTTTTTATTTACTGATCATCATTATCGCGATTTCCATCATTGACTATTATTCATCGCGCACAGTAACCAAGCAGGAGGTCAGTTATACTCAGTTTTTACAACAAGTAAATGACCAAAATGTTGAGCGTGTGACGATTGTGGATAATACTATCAAAGGGAAGCTGAAGGATGGTCAAGAGTTTACAACCATTACCCCGAATGATCCAACTTTAATCAATACCCTGCGTGATAAAGGGGTGGATATTAAAGCTGAGCAGCCACCGCAACCGCCTTGGTGGACAACGATCTTTTCTTCAGTGCTTCCCATGCTACTGCTTATTGGTGTTTGGTTCTTTATTATGCAGCAAACCCAAGGTGGGGGAAACAGGGTTATGAGTTTTGGTAAAAGTCGAGCGAAGCTTCATAGTGAAGATAAGATTAAAGTAACCTTTGCTGATGTGGCGGGTGCTGATGAAGCCAAACAGGAATTGGAAGAAATTGTTGAGTTTTTAAAGCATCCGAAAAAATTCAATGATTTAGGGGCTCGTATTCCGAAGGGGGTCCTCTTATTTGGACCTCCAGGAACAGGTAAGACGCTAATGGCGCGGGCTATTGCCGGTGAAGCTGGCGTACCGTTTTTTAGTATTAGCGGTTCTGATTTTGTAGAAATGTTTGTAGGTGTTGGTGCATCTCGAGTGAGAGACTTGTTTGAACAAGCCAAGAAGAATGCTCCGTGTATTGTGTTTATTGACGAAATTGATGCTGTTGGCCGTCAAAGAGGTGCAGGCCTTGGTGGTGGTCATGATGAACGTGAGCAGACACTCAATCAGTTATTAGTTGAGATGGATGGATTTGGTGTGAATGAGGGCATTATTATTATTGCTGCCACAAATCGTCCTGACATTTTAGACCCGGCACTTTTAAGACCTGGCCGATTTGACCGTCAGGTTGTTGTGGATCGTCCTGATGTGAAGGGGCGTCAAGAGATATTAAAAGTACACACTAAAGGGAAGCCTATGTCGAAAGAAGTCGATCTTGATGTGCTTGCGCGACGTACGCCTGGCTTTACTGGTGCTGATTTGAGCAACTTAGTCAATGAAGCGGCGCTTTTAGCCGCTCGTCGCAATAAGCGCCGCGTGGATATGCCAGAAATGGAAGAAGCCGTGGAACGCGTTGTGGCTGGACCGGAACGGAAAAGCAGGGTGATTAGCGATAAAGAGAAAAAACTGACTGCTTATCATGAAGCTGGCCATGCCTTACTAGGTATGCTGCTTGAACGTACCGATCCTGTTCATAAAGTTTCGATCATTCCCCGTGGTAGAGCTGGCGGTTATACGATGTCGTTACCAGCAGAAGACCGTTATTATGCAACGCGATCGGAACTGTTGGAGCAGCTTACAATGTTGCTTGGTGGTCGTGTTGCAGAGGCCGTGATTTTGGGTGAAATCAGTACAGGCGCCCAAAATGACCTGGAGCGGGCTACAGCGCTTGTGCGTAAAATGATTACGGAATATGGTATGAGTGAAGTCTTGGGTCCGATTACATTTGGTCATAAGCAGGAACAAGTGTTTTTAGGCCGCGATATTTCTCATGAGCGCAATTACAGCGAACAAGTAGCTTATTCTATTGATAAAGAAACGCGGCGTCTTATTGAAGATGCTTACGATAAAGCCGAACAGATGTTACGGGACAATATTGAGAAACTTCATCTTGTTGCTCGGACACTTATGGAACGTGAAACACTAGAAGGCAAGGAATTGGCGGAGTTGCTTGAAACGGGTAGGCTTTCATCACCTAACGAGGCAGAAGATGATCTGGCTCCTTCTGAAGGTATCAGTGTCTCGACTGCTGAAAATGAAATTTCCAGTGAGCAGACGCAAGAAGTACCAGCAGATAAAGAAAATCCTGATGCTCCAAAGATTGTTTATATTAGTCGTCCTGACGAAAAAAAATAA
- a CDS encoding sensor histidine kinase, whose product MIRSIFGRILLSNCIIIVITIVTFALLTGYLIRMHVIDNRNNEVLSKGQAAVNLIVNDSRLGPAVLEQNIATINELVGATCWITDKDGKTLAGIPPEAWHLQYPDVSEHLNSLASGLTRYWIHHSNRRIDPQGPPNDRSVLVALPIPDIEHNKILFLHVSAPKVAKPAEPFENLLLYSALVGLLTSIIFAFFISHSLTSPLKSISQAARRFAQGDYDSRTNATDNSEIGRLGRTLNTMAASLSTIEQNRREFLANVTHELKTPVASIQAMTEALIDDVVPQDKKVVFLSSILTANKRMNRLINDLLDLSSLEAGEIPAVIETIDLRIFLHDQLSKEQLLPHHPVILEEQFAEGDLRVLADPYRLTQVLTNLMSNAKRYAPPQSTITLSAQRKGQIISFSVADQGKGIAPDELPLIWDRFYRIDKSRSRDDGGTGLGLAITKKLVELMNGHIAVSSSPGKGATFTVTLPASLS is encoded by the coding sequence ATGATTCGATCGATTTTCGGGCGTATCTTGCTATCAAATTGTATTATTATTGTCATAACTATTGTGACCTTTGCTTTACTTACGGGCTATCTCATTCGTATGCATGTTATTGACAACAGGAACAACGAAGTTTTGAGTAAAGGACAAGCAGCCGTAAATCTTATCGTAAATGATAGCCGCTTAGGGCCTGCTGTCTTAGAACAAAATATCGCCACAATCAATGAACTTGTCGGCGCTACTTGCTGGATTACGGACAAAGACGGCAAAACTCTCGCAGGAATTCCACCTGAAGCTTGGCACCTTCAATACCCAGATGTTTCAGAACATCTAAATAGTCTCGCAAGCGGATTAACACGTTATTGGATTCACCATTCAAATCGCCGCATAGATCCCCAAGGTCCGCCAAATGACCGTTCCGTACTTGTGGCGCTACCCATTCCAGATATTGAGCACAATAAAATATTATTCTTACATGTTTCTGCCCCAAAGGTTGCAAAACCCGCCGAACCTTTCGAAAATTTATTGCTCTACTCCGCCTTGGTTGGCTTACTTACGTCCATTATCTTTGCCTTTTTTATTTCACACTCACTTACATCGCCCTTGAAAAGTATCAGCCAAGCAGCCCGACGATTTGCTCAGGGCGATTATGACAGCCGTACAAATGCAACAGATAACAGTGAAATCGGACGATTGGGACGTACATTAAATACTATGGCCGCCTCGCTTTCCACAATTGAACAAAACCGACGTGAGTTTTTAGCTAATGTGACACATGAACTCAAAACGCCAGTAGCTTCAATTCAAGCGATGACAGAAGCACTCATTGATGATGTCGTCCCACAGGACAAAAAAGTTGTCTTTCTCTCTTCCATTTTGACGGCTAATAAACGAATGAATCGCCTCATTAATGACCTTCTTGATCTTTCCAGTCTGGAAGCAGGTGAAATTCCAGCAGTCATCGAAACTATTGACCTTAGAATATTTTTACACGACCAATTAAGTAAAGAACAATTATTACCTCATCATCCAGTCATACTTGAAGAACAATTTGCGGAAGGCGATTTAAGAGTGCTCGCCGACCCTTATCGTTTAACTCAAGTACTAACCAATCTGATGAGCAATGCCAAACGCTATGCGCCACCTCAGTCCACGATTACCCTTTCCGCTCAGCGTAAAGGGCAAATAATCTCTTTTTCAGTAGCAGATCAAGGCAAAGGAATCGCGCCTGATGAACTTCCGCTTATTTGGGATCGTTTTTATCGTATTGATAAATCCAGGTCGCGTGATGACGGAGGCACAGGACTTGGCCTCGCCATTACAAAAAAGCTTGTTGAGCTCATGAACGGACACATTGCAGTCAGCAGTTCCCCTGGTAAAGGTGCAACATTTACTGTGACTTTACCAGCTAGTCTCTCGTAA
- a CDS encoding quinate 5-dehydrogenase, with protein MQHVLSVSLGSSRRDHQAVEVFGGKEFLVERRGTDGNKARAIDLIKQFDGKVAAFGLGGTDLYIYAGNKRYTFRESAQIAKAAQFSPIVDGSGIKNTLERRLVQYLSTTKGMDFSTKKVLIVCAVDRFGLAEALVNAGSHVIFGDLMFGLGWPFPIRSLTALARLARYIAPIITQLPISMFYPTGEQQNEIIPKFSPYFEEADIIAGDFHFIRRYMPSTLADKTIITNTVTAEDIDLLAARGVKKLITTTPSMGGRSFGTNILEAILVAYSGKKLVDELSVDNYVEILDKLAIEPRIMDLSV; from the coding sequence ATGCAACATGTTCTAAGCGTCAGTTTAGGATCTAGCCGTCGTGACCATCAAGCGGTGGAAGTATTTGGTGGAAAAGAATTTTTAGTCGAACGACGGGGAACAGATGGTAATAAAGCCCGGGCTATCGACCTAATTAAGCAGTTTGATGGCAAAGTTGCGGCATTTGGCTTGGGGGGCACAGATCTTTATATTTATGCTGGAAATAAACGGTATACTTTTCGCGAGTCGGCGCAAATTGCCAAGGCTGCCCAATTTTCACCTATTGTTGATGGCAGTGGCATTAAAAATACATTAGAGCGACGTCTTGTACAGTATCTCTCTACAACAAAAGGAATGGATTTTTCAACGAAAAAGGTCTTGATTGTCTGCGCAGTGGATCGGTTTGGTTTGGCTGAAGCACTTGTCAATGCAGGGAGTCATGTTATTTTCGGGGATTTAATGTTTGGGTTAGGTTGGCCCTTTCCCATTCGAAGCTTGACAGCTTTGGCACGGTTAGCGCGCTATATAGCGCCAATTATTACACAACTTCCTATTAGTATGTTTTATCCCACAGGTGAGCAACAAAATGAAATTATTCCCAAGTTTTCCCCTTATTTTGAAGAGGCCGATATCATTGCCGGCGATTTTCACTTTATTCGCCGTTATATGCCAAGCACTTTGGCTGACAAGACGATTATTACGAATACAGTGACAGCAGAAGATATTGACTTGCTTGCAGCGCGTGGGGTTAAAAAACTCATTACGACAACTCCCTCTATGGGGGGGCGTTCATTTGGTACAAATATTTTAGAAGCTATTTTAGTAGCTTATTCTGGTAAAAAATTAGTTGATGAATTATCTGTAGACAATTATGTGGAAATTCTTGATAAATTGGCCATTGAGCCACGGATTATGGATTTGTCGGTCTAG
- the dusB gene encoding tRNA dihydrouridine synthase DusB, translating into MNIGSIVLAHPVILAPMAGVCDLPFRLLAKSMGCALVVAEMVSDKGLLYKNKHTYAMLAMEDDERPVSIQIFGSDPLCMARAARIVEQAGADIIDINMGCPVPKVVKNGEGAALMKTPDLVYRIVAAVVESVKVPVTVKIRKGWDELSVNAPEIAKLAEQAGAAAVAVHGRTREQFYTGEADWNIIRKVKECVTIPVIGNGDIRSPEDACEMMKQTGCDGIMVGRAAQGNPWIFAQINHFLDTGKKLSLPTRAEKVEMIRRHFNLMLQVKGEYLAIREMRKHAAWYTKGMPGSAELRCFFNQAESKEAFLDVVNKIAQ; encoded by the coding sequence ATGAATATTGGATCCATTGTATTAGCACACCCTGTTATCTTGGCTCCAATGGCAGGAGTTTGCGATTTGCCTTTTCGACTCCTTGCAAAAAGCATGGGATGTGCGCTTGTTGTTGCAGAAATGGTGAGTGACAAGGGGTTATTATATAAAAACAAACACACCTATGCCATGTTGGCTATGGAAGATGACGAAAGACCCGTTTCCATTCAGATTTTTGGATCTGATCCGCTTTGTATGGCCAGGGCGGCCCGTATTGTAGAACAAGCTGGCGCCGATATTATTGATATTAATATGGGGTGCCCTGTGCCGAAAGTTGTCAAGAATGGCGAAGGTGCGGCCCTCATGAAGACGCCTGATTTGGTCTATCGCATCGTGGCTGCTGTTGTGGAATCTGTCAAGGTTCCTGTGACAGTAAAGATACGTAAAGGCTGGGATGAATTATCAGTGAATGCGCCTGAGATTGCCAAACTTGCTGAACAGGCTGGCGCCGCGGCTGTGGCTGTACATGGTCGCACGCGGGAACAGTTTTATACAGGTGAAGCAGATTGGAATATTATTAGGAAAGTAAAGGAATGTGTGACAATCCCTGTGATTGGCAATGGTGATATTCGTTCACCGGAAGATGCCTGTGAAATGATGAAGCAAACAGGCTGTGACGGTATCATGGTTGGTCGGGCCGCTCAAGGAAATCCGTGGATCTTTGCTCAAATTAATCATTTTTTAGATACAGGAAAAAAATTATCACTTCCTACTAGAGCAGAAAAGGTTGAAATGATTCGACGTCATTTTAATTTGATGCTGCAAGTTAAAGGGGAATATTTGGCTATTAGAGAAATGCGCAAGCATGCTGCTTGGTATACTAAAGGCATGCCTGGATCAGCGGAATTAAGATGTTTCTTTAATCAAGCTGAGAGTAAAGAAGCGTTTTTAGACGTAGTCAATAAGATTGCCCAGTAA
- a CDS encoding NAD(P)H-binding protein, with amino-acid sequence MEKFAFIVHPLTARDLSRKFPIAKRFSDHFIETIIQYIPPFKVSTIRGIQSPVADAEGFFIGCPLTSRQMVELPQEKVIQKIIRAGKLAENLGAKIVGLGAFTSIVGDAGITVAKNLNIAVTTGNSYTVATALEGTRQAAKVMGISLERASVVILGATGAIGSACAQILAKEVRYLTLVARNESRLEKLSAHIMRTTGLVVEVTANTKAAVQSADVVIAVTSAVDSLIEPGDLKPGAVVCDVARPRNVAKSVAAERNDVLVIEGGIVEVPGNVNFGLDFGFPPGTAYACMAETMILALEKYEKNFTIGRDITVKQIEKITQLAQKHGFKLAGLRSFERALLPDEVNVIRTNALLKCKVSKERIG; translated from the coding sequence ATGGAGAAGTTTGCCTTTATCGTTCATCCTCTGACAGCAAGGGATCTTTCCCGTAAATTTCCGATTGCCAAACGTTTTTCTGATCATTTTATTGAGACGATTATCCAGTACATACCCCCTTTTAAGGTATCTACAATTAGGGGGATTCAGTCGCCTGTAGCTGATGCGGAAGGCTTTTTTATCGGTTGCCCCCTTACCTCAAGGCAAATGGTGGAATTACCGCAGGAAAAGGTCATTCAAAAAATTATTCGAGCCGGAAAATTAGCGGAAAACTTAGGCGCGAAAATTGTCGGGCTTGGTGCCTTTACATCTATTGTAGGTGATGCAGGAATTACGGTTGCAAAAAATTTGAATATTGCTGTTACAACGGGAAATAGCTATACTGTTGCTACAGCTCTCGAAGGAACTCGTCAGGCAGCCAAGGTAATGGGAATTTCATTGGAACGTGCCAGTGTCGTTATTTTGGGTGCAACAGGGGCGATTGGTTCGGCTTGTGCTCAAATTCTTGCTAAGGAAGTACGTTATTTAACCCTTGTGGCCCGGAATGAAAGTCGTTTAGAAAAACTTTCCGCACACATCATGCGCACAACGGGATTAGTTGTTGAGGTAACAGCAAATACTAAAGCCGCTGTACAGTCAGCTGATGTAGTAATTGCGGTGACAAGCGCTGTCGATAGTTTAATTGAACCAGGTGATTTAAAACCCGGTGCTGTTGTTTGCGATGTGGCGCGTCCGCGTAATGTTGCGAAAAGTGTTGCTGCTGAACGAAATGACGTACTTGTCATTGAAGGCGGCATTGTGGAGGTTCCTGGAAACGTGAACTTTGGCCTCGATTTTGGTTTTCCGCCAGGAACGGCTTACGCTTGTATGGCTGAAACGATGATACTTGCACTAGAAAAATATGAGAAAAATTTTACCATTGGCCGGGATATCACAGTAAAGCAAATTGAAAAGATTACCCAGTTAGCTCAAAAACATGGTTTCAAATTGGCGGGTCTTCGCAGTTTTGAGCGGGCTTTGCTGCCTGATGAGGTTAATGTTATCCGTACAAACGCATTGTTAAAATGTAAAGTGTCGAAGGAGAGAATAGGCTAG